AGCACCACCCCGCGCTGGCGGTAATGATCGGCCAAGGCCCCAAGAAGCGCCGCGACATCGGCCCCCGCCGGCAGGCGCGAAGCCAGATCGGCCACGCTCAAGGGGGTGGGCGCGGCGAACAACAGGGCCTCGATCAGGCGGATCAGGGCGAAATCGGCTCCGTCCTCGGCAAAGGGGAGCGTCGTGTCGATATCCGGTTTCATGGCGCCACGCCTGTCCTGTTGCCCGCCGCCACCGGCCGCACGGTGATCGGCGCATAAACCCCACCGTCTTGGCGCAGGTCGAGAACGCCTTGCTTGGCCAGTTCCAAGGTGGCGACGAAGGTCGCCGCCACCGCCGAGCGGCGGACCAGCGGATCCTCCAACCCCGGGGGCAGAAAATTACGGATCGGCGTCCAATCGGCCAAGCCGCCGAGCAGGGCGCCAATACGGCGAATGGCGTTCTCGACGCTATACAGGGTGAAGGCCTCGATCGCCAGAACCGGGGGCGGCTCAAGGCTGAGGCGCACCTTGCCATAGGCGCGGAGCAGGTCATACAAACCCGCCTGATAGGCCGTGCGGGTGACCATTGCCACCCCTTCGGGCGCGCCGCGGGCGAAGACATCGCGCCCCAGGCGCGGCCGGGCCATCAGGGTGGTTCCGGCCCGTTGCATGGCCTCCAGGCGGCGCAGGTGGAACTGCAAGGCCGCCGCCATATCCTCGCCGCTCGGCTCCTGTTCGTTTTTGGGCGCGGGGATCAGCAGCCGCGACTTGAGATAGGCGAGCCATGCCGCCATCACCAGATAATCGCCGGCCAGTTCCAGGTGGATCTGGCGGGCGCGGGCGACGAAGGCCAGATATTGCTCGGCCAGACGCAGGATCGACAGCTTGGTCAGATCGACCTTCTGGCTGCGCGCCAGGGTCAACAGCACGTCGATCGGCCCCTCGAAGCCGTCGAGATCGAGGACCAGATCGTCGGCGCTCCGCCCCGCCGCCGGGGGCGCGGGGTCCTCTGGGAAGGCGTCGCTGGCCATGACGGCCCTGCCCCGCCCGCTCAGAACAGCGGGATGCCGGCCGTGGTGTAGACGGCGCCCAGCAGGGCGCGCACCACCGGGCCGATGATCCGCGAGAACGGATCGAAATCCACCCCGAACTGGCTCAAGGCCAGGGGAAGCAGGAAGATCACCCCGATCAGCGCCAGCATCCCCACCCGTTCCATGCGGGCGACCACCACCGCCGCCCGCATCGGCAAGATGCCGACCAGCACCCGGCCGCCATCCAAGGGCGGCACCGGGATCATGTTGAACACCGCCAGCACGCAGTTGATCAGCACCGATTTCTGCAAGGTGGTGATCAGCCAGTCGGCGGCCGGATCGGGCAGCAGCAACGCCCCATGCAAGGCGGCGGCGGAAACCACCGCCAGGAAGATATTCATCCCCGGGCCGGCCAGCGCCACCCAGGCCATATCGCGCTTAGGGTGGCGCAGATTGCGATAATCGACGGGAACCGGCTTGGCCCAGCCGAACAGGAAGGGGGCGCCGACCAGAAACAGCAGCCCCGGCAGCACCAGGGTGCCGAAGGGATCGACATGGCGGATGGGATTGAGCGTCACCCGCCCCAGCAGCCGCGCCGTCTGGTCGCCCAAAGCCGAGGCGACATAGCCATGCGCCGCCTCGTGCAGGGTGATGGCCAGGATCAGCCCGGGAAGCCAGGTCAGAATGCCAAAGATCATGTCACCCATCGGCGCGCTCAGCCCATCAGTTCGAGAAGGCGTGCCAGATCGGCCCCGGCATCGTAATCGGCGGTGGGATGGCCAAGGCGCTCCTTCGCCCCCTGCCAGCGCGCCAGACCGGCGAGGTCCATGGCCCGGGCGGCGCGGGCCACGCCGTCCATCTCCACCCGATCGCCGTTGCAATGAAGAACCAGATCGCAGCCGGCGGCGAACGAACGCCGGGTGCGGTCCTCCATCGGCCCCTCCAGGGCCTTCATCGACAGGTCATCGGTCATCAGCAGGCCCGTGAAGCCACAGACCCCGCGAATGACCTGGGACACCACCTCGGCCGACAGCGTCGCCGGAGCGCCGGCGTCGATCGCGGTGTAAAGGATATGGGCGGTCATGGCGAAGGGCGCATCGGCCAGGGCCTTGAACGGCAGGAAATCGCTGGCGTCAAGCTCGGCAAGCGGGTTGTCAACCACCGGCAGCCGCAGATGGCTATCGGCATGGGCGCGGCCATGGCCGGGAATATGCTTGATCACCGGGAAAACCCCGCCGGCCAGCAAGCCTTGCGCCACGGCGGCGCCCAGGGCGGCGACCACGCCCGGATCGTCGGAATAGGCCCGGTCGCCCACGATGTCATCGGCCGCCGATTGGCGGACATCAAGCACCGGCAGGCAATCCGTATCGATGCCCAGCCCCCGCAATTCGTGGGCGATCAGCCGGGCGTTCAGCCTCGCGGCCTCGACCCCGGCTTCGCGGTCCCGACCATAGAGGGCGCCGAAGTCTTCGGCCGGCGGGATCTTGCGCCAATGGGGCGGGCCCAGGCGCTGCACCCGGCCGCCTTCCTGATCGATGAGGATCGGCGCATCATCGCGCCCGACGCAGGCCCGCAGGGCCTCCGTCAGGGCGCGGACCTGATCGGGGCTTTCGACATTGCGCCCGAACAGGATGAAGCCGAAGGGATCGATCTCGCGGAAAAAAGCGACTTCACGCGGACTAAGGGCGGGGCCGGACACGCCGAGAATAACGGCCAGAGGGGGATTAACGGACAATGATACAACTCTGATTACGGCTTTTAAGGGCGTCACACAGGGATTTGGCTTCGGCCGCGCTCGATACCGGACCGGCGCGAAGGCGGAAGAACAGGCCCTTTTCCTTGAGATCGGCCTTCTGCACATCGTGGGTCAGCGAGCCCAACAGGTCGCGGTGCTTGGTGACCA
The DNA window shown above is from Rhodospirillum rubrum ATCC 11170 and carries:
- a CDS encoding segregation and condensation protein A, whose translation is MASDAFPEDPAPPAAGRSADDLVLDLDGFEGPIDVLLTLARSQKVDLTKLSILRLAEQYLAFVARARQIHLELAGDYLVMAAWLAYLKSRLLIPAPKNEQEPSGEDMAAALQFHLRRLEAMQRAGTTLMARPRLGRDVFARGAPEGVAMVTRTAYQAGLYDLLRAYGKVRLSLEPPPVLAIEAFTLYSVENAIRRIGALLGGLADWTPIRNFLPPGLEDPLVRRSAVAATFVATLELAKQGVLDLRQDGGVYAPITVRPVAAGNRTGVAP
- a CDS encoding site-2 protease family protein, which codes for MGDMIFGILTWLPGLILAITLHEAAHGYVASALGDQTARLLGRVTLNPIRHVDPFGTLVLPGLLFLVGAPFLFGWAKPVPVDYRNLRHPKRDMAWVALAGPGMNIFLAVVSAAALHGALLLPDPAADWLITTLQKSVLINCVLAVFNMIPVPPLDGGRVLVGILPMRAAVVVARMERVGMLALIGVIFLLPLALSQFGVDFDPFSRIIGPVVRALLGAVYTTAGIPLF
- the nagZ gene encoding beta-N-acetylhexosaminidase, yielding MSVNPPLAVILGVSGPALSPREVAFFREIDPFGFILFGRNVESPDQVRALTEALRACVGRDDAPILIDQEGGRVQRLGPPHWRKIPPAEDFGALYGRDREAGVEAARLNARLIAHELRGLGIDTDCLPVLDVRQSAADDIVGDRAYSDDPGVVAALGAAVAQGLLAGGVFPVIKHIPGHGRAHADSHLRLPVVDNPLAELDASDFLPFKALADAPFAMTAHILYTAIDAGAPATLSAEVVSQVIRGVCGFTGLLMTDDLSMKALEGPMEDRTRRSFAAGCDLVLHCNGDRVEMDGVARAARAMDLAGLARWQGAKERLGHPTADYDAGADLARLLELMG